A region from the Nesterenkonia lacusekhoensis genome encodes:
- a CDS encoding FtsB family cell division protein, with protein MSRSTKKEQRAASRARQKQARRFEEREQVSGEIRTPADITAKRARRSAVAPAVQAKPAPKTPASSRTLVPERTFSGRLIVLTLVTLVVISFLVPTVRTYFQQRAEISELEADIAEEQELQAELETDLARWEDPDYVRQQARERINLVMPGERQYHVIGEPEISSDIPEHHEPGEVRTDLPWGDALWDSLVRAASEDEPADDEPAEEPAAEDAPQDTADAAQDPSAGETHD; from the coding sequence GTGTCCCGCAGCACGAAGAAAGAGCAGCGTGCCGCCTCTCGTGCCCGGCAGAAGCAGGCCCGCAGGTTCGAAGAGCGTGAGCAGGTCTCCGGCGAGATCAGGACTCCTGCCGACATCACCGCCAAGCGGGCCAGGCGCAGTGCGGTGGCTCCTGCCGTCCAGGCCAAGCCCGCGCCCAAGACCCCTGCCAGCAGCAGGACCCTGGTCCCGGAGAGGACCTTCTCCGGGCGACTGATCGTGCTGACCCTGGTCACCCTGGTGGTCATCTCCTTCCTGGTGCCCACCGTCCGCACCTATTTCCAGCAGCGCGCCGAGATCTCCGAGCTGGAGGCCGACATCGCCGAGGAGCAGGAGCTCCAGGCCGAGCTGGAGACGGACCTGGCCCGCTGGGAGGATCCCGACTACGTGCGGCAGCAGGCCCGTGAGCGCATCAACCTGGTCATGCCGGGGGAGCGGCAGTACCACGTGATCGGCGAGCCGGAGATCTCTTCCGACATCCCCGAACACCATGAACCCGGCGAGGTCCGCACCGACCTGCCCTGGGGAGACGCCCTGTGGGACTCGCTGGTCCGAGCCGCCTCCGAGGATGAGCCCGCGGACGATGAACCCGCAGAGGAGCCAGCGGCTGAGGATGCCCCGCAGGACACCGCCGATGCCGCCCAAGACCCCAGCGCAGGAGAGACACATGACTGA
- a CDS encoding sulfurtransferase, with protein sequence MGTLITPDELRELVDSGAPPKVLDVRWRLDRPDGHEDYVSAHIPGAVYVDLERELAEPGQTATAGRHPLPSTETLQQAARRWGLHPGDTVVVYDDIKSTSATRAWWLLRHGGVEDVRVLDGSLRGWTDAGHPTESGEVTPTPGTVTLDLSGLPALGIEEVEAFTEYGTLLDVRAYNRYTGEHEPYDPRAGHIPGAINAPTPQNVDEQGRFLDPQLLRERFLALGVDPEKPVASYCGSGIHGTHNSLALELAGFETVLYPGSFSEWSNNPERPVATGDQP encoded by the coding sequence ATGGGCACTCTGATCACCCCGGATGAGCTGCGCGAGCTGGTGGACAGCGGCGCTCCCCCGAAGGTCCTCGACGTCCGGTGGAGGCTGGACCGCCCCGACGGCCATGAGGACTACGTGTCAGCCCATATCCCCGGGGCCGTCTATGTGGACCTGGAGCGCGAGCTGGCCGAGCCCGGTCAGACCGCCACAGCCGGACGGCACCCTCTGCCCAGCACGGAGACCCTCCAGCAGGCCGCGCGCCGCTGGGGTCTGCACCCGGGCGACACGGTGGTCGTCTACGACGACATCAAGTCCACCTCGGCCACCCGCGCCTGGTGGCTGCTGCGCCATGGCGGCGTCGAGGATGTGCGCGTGTTGGACGGCTCGCTGCGCGGATGGACCGACGCCGGCCACCCCACTGAATCAGGTGAGGTCACCCCGACGCCGGGCACCGTCACCCTGGATCTGAGCGGCCTGCCCGCGCTGGGCATCGAGGAGGTCGAGGCGTTCACCGAGTACGGCACGCTGCTGGATGTGCGCGCCTACAACCGCTACACCGGTGAGCATGAGCCCTATGACCCGCGGGCCGGACACATCCCCGGGGCGATCAATGCCCCGACCCCGCAGAATGTGGACGAACAGGGCCGCTTCCTGGATCCGCAGCTGCTGCGCGAGAGGTTCCTGGCCCTGGGCGTGGACCCGGAGAAGCCGGTGGCCAGCTACTGCGGCTCGGGCATCCACGGCACCCACAACTCACTGGCCCTGGAGCTGGCCGGGTTCGAGACAGTCCTCTACCCCGGCTCCTTCAGCGAATGGTCCAACAACCCCGAGCGGCCCGTGGCCACCGGAGACCAGCCCTGA
- a CDS encoding adenosine deaminase — MRFDPPAAELHIHIEGTLEPELVYALAERNGTQLPYRDIEDLRSRYEFDDLQSFLDLYYATMQVLQTEQDFADMTAAYLERAAAGGVCHVELFFDPQAHLVRGVELKTVVEGISSVLAESRERFGVSSSLIVCFLRDRDPAEAVTVLKDLLEMEAPIIGVGLDSAERDYPPQLFQEAFELAARHGLRRVSHAGEEGPAEYVWQALDVLGAERIDHGVRSLEDPELVSRLAEEQVPLTVCPLSNVRLKGVPSIAEHPLPALLDAGLLVSIHSDDPAYFGGYVDDNFRAIAEQFSLDAEALAQLANNSFVSSFVDQGRRDELLAAVDAWLAED, encoded by the coding sequence GTGAGATTCGACCCGCCCGCCGCCGAGCTGCACATCCACATCGAGGGAACGCTGGAGCCTGAGCTCGTCTACGCGCTGGCGGAGCGCAACGGCACGCAGCTGCCCTACCGAGACATCGAGGACCTGCGGTCCCGCTACGAGTTCGACGACCTGCAGTCCTTCCTGGACCTCTACTACGCCACCATGCAGGTGCTGCAGACCGAGCAGGATTTCGCCGATATGACCGCGGCCTACCTGGAGCGGGCGGCTGCCGGCGGGGTCTGCCACGTGGAGCTCTTCTTCGACCCGCAAGCCCACCTGGTCCGCGGCGTGGAGCTGAAGACCGTGGTGGAGGGCATCTCCTCCGTGCTGGCCGAGAGCCGGGAGCGCTTCGGGGTCAGCAGCTCGCTGATCGTCTGCTTCCTGCGCGACCGTGATCCGGCCGAGGCCGTGACCGTGCTGAAGGATCTGCTGGAGATGGAGGCGCCGATCATCGGCGTCGGACTGGATTCCGCCGAGCGGGACTACCCGCCGCAGCTCTTCCAGGAGGCCTTCGAGCTGGCCGCCCGGCATGGCCTGCGCCGCGTTTCCCACGCGGGAGAGGAGGGCCCGGCCGAGTACGTATGGCAGGCCCTGGACGTGCTCGGCGCCGAGCGGATCGACCACGGTGTGCGCAGTCTGGAAGACCCGGAGCTGGTGAGCCGCCTGGCCGAGGAGCAGGTGCCGCTGACTGTCTGCCCGCTCTCCAACGTGCGGCTGAAGGGTGTGCCCAGCATCGCCGAGCACCCGCTGCCCGCGCTGCTGGACGCTGGGCTGCTGGTGAGCATCCACTCCGATGACCCGGCTTACTTCGGTGGTTATGTGGACGACAACTTCCGGGCCATCGCCGAGCAGTTCAGCCTGGACGCCGAGGCGTTGGCCCAGCTGGCCAACAACTCCTTCGTCTCGAGTTTCGTGGACCAAGGGCGTCGGGACGAGCTGCTGGCCGCCGTGGACGCCTGGTTGGCCGAAGACTGA
- the allB gene encoding allantoinase AllB — protein MIRHLIAEEVLVEGRFVPAHVEIEDGRISAVHELEPGASRSREASVSAAEPSAGVETLRLRDGIRVLPGNVDTHVHINEPGRTSWEGFATATAAAALGGVTTLVDMPLNSIPPTVSTDALAEKKAAAQGQTYVDTGFWGGIVPGNTAELRPLWEAGVFGFKCFLLPSGVDEFPPVSIPQLREAMTEVVSFDGLVIVHAEDAATIDAASGAAAAPSIPSYAAWAGTRPHDAEVKAITALIETVRETGCRTHILHLASSQALDIIKDARDEGLPLTVETCPHYLCFEAEKIPDGAAEFKCCPPIRDAGNRDALWQGLQDGLIDCIVSDHSPATSKEKYRGAPDLQQAWGGISGLQVGFNAVAHHARERGIGLEQVSAWMAQNTAQQVNLESKGSIGVGKDADFAFYDPKETHVVSARGLAHKNPVSAYDGLELQGTVVGSVVRGTQLFSSLDTTDPLPLQGTFLTHVPSPEGVLE, from the coding sequence ATGATCCGTCATCTCATCGCGGAAGAGGTACTCGTGGAGGGGCGGTTCGTCCCCGCCCACGTGGAGATCGAAGACGGGCGGATCTCCGCCGTCCATGAGCTTGAGCCGGGTGCCAGCCGCAGCCGTGAGGCGAGCGTCTCTGCCGCTGAGCCGTCGGCCGGCGTCGAGACGCTCCGGCTGCGCGACGGCATCAGAGTGCTGCCGGGCAATGTGGACACCCACGTGCACATCAACGAGCCCGGCCGCACCAGCTGGGAAGGCTTCGCCACCGCCACCGCCGCGGCCGCACTGGGTGGAGTCACCACGCTGGTGGATATGCCGTTGAACAGCATTCCGCCCACGGTCAGCACTGACGCCCTGGCCGAGAAGAAGGCCGCCGCCCAGGGACAGACCTACGTGGACACCGGCTTCTGGGGCGGGATCGTCCCGGGCAACACCGCCGAGCTGCGGCCACTCTGGGAGGCCGGTGTCTTCGGCTTCAAATGCTTCCTGCTGCCTTCCGGAGTGGACGAGTTCCCGCCGGTCAGCATTCCCCAGCTGCGCGAGGCCATGACCGAGGTGGTCTCCTTCGACGGGCTGGTCATCGTCCACGCAGAGGACGCGGCCACCATCGACGCCGCCAGCGGAGCCGCCGCGGCCCCCTCCATCCCCAGCTACGCCGCCTGGGCCGGGACCCGCCCCCATGATGCGGAGGTCAAGGCGATCACCGCGCTGATCGAGACCGTCAGGGAGACCGGCTGCCGCACCCACATCCTCCACCTGGCCTCGTCCCAGGCGCTGGACATCATCAAGGACGCCCGCGATGAGGGCCTGCCGCTGACGGTGGAGACCTGCCCGCACTACCTGTGCTTCGAGGCGGAGAAGATCCCCGACGGCGCCGCCGAGTTCAAGTGCTGCCCGCCCATCCGTGACGCCGGCAACCGCGACGCGCTGTGGCAGGGCCTGCAGGACGGGCTGATCGACTGCATCGTCTCCGACCACTCACCGGCCACCTCCAAGGAGAAGTACCGGGGCGCCCCTGACCTGCAGCAGGCCTGGGGCGGGATCTCTGGGCTCCAAGTCGGATTCAACGCCGTGGCCCACCACGCCAGGGAGCGCGGCATCGGCCTGGAGCAGGTCTCCGCCTGGATGGCCCAGAACACCGCGCAGCAGGTGAACCTGGAGTCCAAGGGGAGCATCGGCGTCGGGAAGGATGCCGACTTCGCCTTCTATGACCCCAAGGAGACCCATGTGGTCTCCGCGCGCGGGCTGGCCCATAAGAACCCGGTGTCCGCCTATGACGGCCTGGAGCTGCAGGGGACCGTGGTGGGGTCGGTGGTGCGCGGAACTCAGCTGTTCTCCAGCCTGGACACCACGGATCCGCTGCCGTTGCAGGGCACTTTCCTGACCCACGTGCCATCTCCTGAAGGAGTCCTCGAGTGA
- a CDS encoding DMT family transporter, protein MNAAAPAQPQRSPLFWAGMFLFMILSGIAIPAQGRVNAELSSTVGDAYLAAFISFFVGLLVLAVIVFLTAPGRRAMRQVPPAFRRGEVRWWYLLAGAVGGYFVLAQTLTIGMIGVAVFTVVVVTGQTIGGLLWDRIGLGPGGRRQITLMRCVGALLTVCAVIWGVSPQLTVADRGLAWLLLVLLPFSGGFLQAGQQALNGRQSAAYGSALPGAFFNFASGSAVLLLTWVTVSLLQGGLGVPQLSTTWWHYLGGPLGIVFIVLGALLVTRVGVLLAAMGMIAGQLIGSLLLDLVVPAPGSLVTTATVLGTALTLVAVLIASLPDMRRAGR, encoded by the coding sequence ATGAACGCCGCAGCCCCTGCTCAGCCGCAACGATCCCCGCTCTTCTGGGCGGGGATGTTCCTGTTCATGATCCTGTCGGGGATCGCCATCCCCGCGCAGGGGCGCGTGAACGCTGAGCTCTCTTCCACGGTCGGCGACGCCTACCTCGCGGCTTTCATCAGCTTCTTCGTGGGTCTGCTGGTCCTGGCCGTGATCGTCTTTCTCACGGCTCCCGGTCGGAGGGCTATGCGGCAGGTGCCTCCGGCCTTCCGGCGGGGCGAAGTCCGCTGGTGGTACCTGCTCGCCGGCGCTGTGGGTGGTTATTTCGTGCTGGCGCAGACCCTGACCATCGGGATGATCGGCGTCGCGGTGTTCACTGTGGTTGTGGTGACCGGCCAGACGATCGGTGGGCTTCTCTGGGACCGGATCGGGCTCGGCCCCGGCGGTCGTCGCCAGATCACGCTGATGCGTTGCGTCGGAGCTCTGCTGACGGTCTGTGCCGTCATATGGGGCGTCTCTCCGCAGCTGACGGTGGCTGACCGTGGCCTGGCGTGGCTGCTTCTGGTGCTGCTGCCCTTCTCCGGCGGCTTCCTGCAGGCCGGCCAGCAGGCTCTGAACGGCAGGCAGTCGGCTGCATATGGCAGTGCTCTGCCGGGTGCCTTCTTCAACTTCGCCTCCGGCAGTGCTGTGCTTCTGCTCACGTGGGTGACCGTCTCGCTGCTCCAAGGTGGTCTCGGTGTTCCTCAGCTCTCGACCACCTGGTGGCACTATCTGGGTGGGCCGTTGGGCATCGTGTTCATCGTCCTCGGTGCTCTGTTGGTCACCCGTGTGGGCGTCCTGCTGGCTGCGATGGGCATGATCGCAGGTCAGCTGATCGGCTCACTGCTGCTGGACCTGGTGGTCCCGGCGCCCGGAAGTCTGGTCACCACGGCGACGGTGTTGGGCACAGCGCTGACTCTGGTGGCCGTTCTCATCGCCTCTCTGCCGGACATGAGGCGCGCTGGGCGGTAA
- a CDS encoding PfkB family carbohydrate kinase — protein sequence MNPASEPLLVFGSINQDIVLSVAQFPEPGQTLMASGTQTAIGGKGANQAIAAALAGAQTRMVGAVGHDGGGAEALEALEAAGVGTDLVQRPSEVPTGTAYICVRGDGENTIVVDPGANHAVRAQAADRALTARDSVPDAGWVLLSLEAPEQEAFAFAAAARARGMRVALNASPLLQDGLPDGAVDLLIVNEVEAAAVAGSGWAQSPNLADQLSMEAVVVTQGGAGVRLDVRGAQSVHIPAIPVTVRDTTGCGDAFAGVLMSRLCRGEPLPEAAAAAARWAGHVAEFDGASASYRQAFAQAAGRGPES from the coding sequence ATGAATCCTGCTTCTGAACCGCTGCTGGTCTTCGGCTCCATCAACCAGGACATCGTGCTCTCCGTGGCACAGTTCCCAGAGCCGGGACAGACGCTCATGGCCTCAGGCACTCAGACCGCCATCGGCGGCAAAGGGGCCAATCAGGCCATCGCAGCCGCGCTGGCCGGCGCTCAGACCCGGATGGTCGGCGCGGTCGGCCACGACGGCGGCGGTGCTGAAGCCCTGGAGGCGCTCGAGGCGGCCGGCGTCGGGACCGACCTGGTCCAGCGACCGAGCGAGGTCCCCACCGGCACGGCCTACATCTGCGTGCGCGGCGACGGGGAGAACACGATCGTGGTGGACCCCGGCGCGAACCACGCGGTCCGCGCCCAGGCGGCCGACCGAGCTCTGACAGCCCGGGACAGCGTTCCCGACGCCGGCTGGGTGCTGCTGAGCCTGGAGGCCCCGGAGCAGGAAGCCTTTGCCTTCGCCGCCGCGGCCCGGGCACGGGGCATGCGCGTGGCGCTCAACGCCTCTCCCCTGCTGCAGGACGGGCTGCCTGACGGTGCGGTGGACCTGTTGATCGTCAACGAGGTGGAGGCCGCCGCCGTCGCCGGTTCCGGCTGGGCGCAGTCGCCGAACCTCGCAGACCAGCTGAGCATGGAGGCCGTCGTGGTCACCCAGGGCGGGGCCGGTGTGCGGTTGGATGTGCGCGGTGCTCAGTCCGTCCACATCCCGGCGATCCCAGTGACCGTGCGGGACACCACCGGCTGTGGGGATGCCTTCGCCGGTGTGCTGATGAGCCGTCTCTGCCGCGGAGAGCCGCTGCCCGAGGCCGCCGCGGCGGCCGCCCGCTGGGCCGGTCATGTCGCCGAGTTCGACGGTGCCTCTGCCTCCTACCGGCAGGCCTTCGCTCAGGCCGCGGGCCGAGGGCCCGAGAGCTGA
- a CDS encoding RNA-binding S4 domain-containing protein gives MSADETLEVPIRDESIRLGQLLKLAGVVENGALAREVIEAGAVNVGGEVENRRGRQVAPGETVLFDGEEFGLPAVELTPVQE, from the coding sequence GTGAGTGCAGACGAGACGCTTGAGGTCCCCATCCGTGACGAGTCCATCCGTCTGGGCCAGCTGCTGAAGCTGGCCGGCGTCGTGGAGAACGGCGCCCTGGCCCGCGAGGTGATCGAGGCGGGCGCGGTGAACGTCGGCGGAGAGGTTGAGAACCGGCGCGGCCGCCAGGTCGCTCCGGGGGAGACGGTGCTCTTCGACGGCGAGGAGTTCGGCCTCCCCGCCGTGGAGCTCACCCCCGTCCAGGAGTGA
- a CDS encoding GNAT family N-acetyltransferase — MSTTPEETSSRLALDSGLTVRPWAEGDDLRLLEVWGDPENPMHHADRGLLRPSSNEPWSRCIVAEHEGVPVAAATIFRSSLHPDRLSFYAEVAPEHRRRGVAAQLLEILEAELPNCGTQNLKARVAKHSAAQCFLKDNGFQKVQRSRRVTVQPGALKLPDLDAAQLDLEDLATGSVELSQLVAEFYNAVHEWDRAEMTVGKAQQLLLAPETGASGAVVLRDVSAQGAKPILAFAVSYTAERTEDPADVLLGWNPELDEEQAGSAARALLALVSARYPVTVEVDDSMGPLKQVIDELTDNGLADSDFDALIYVRDLSTS, encoded by the coding sequence ATGAGCACCACGCCCGAGGAGACATCCTCCCGCCTCGCCCTCGATTCCGGACTGACCGTCCGCCCCTGGGCAGAGGGCGATGACCTCAGGCTCCTCGAAGTCTGGGGAGACCCGGAGAACCCGATGCATCATGCCGACCGCGGCCTGCTGCGTCCTTCGTCCAACGAGCCCTGGTCACGCTGCATCGTCGCCGAGCATGAAGGCGTCCCGGTGGCCGCCGCCACGATCTTCCGCTCCTCGCTGCACCCGGACCGGCTCTCCTTCTACGCGGAGGTCGCCCCTGAGCACCGCCGCCGGGGTGTGGCCGCTCAGCTGCTCGAGATCCTCGAGGCCGAGCTGCCCAACTGCGGCACGCAGAACCTCAAGGCCCGGGTGGCCAAACACTCGGCCGCCCAGTGCTTCCTGAAGGACAACGGCTTCCAGAAAGTCCAGCGCTCCCGCCGCGTCACCGTCCAGCCCGGAGCCCTGAAGCTGCCGGACCTGGATGCGGCTCAGCTGGACCTCGAGGACCTGGCCACCGGCTCGGTGGAGCTGTCCCAGCTGGTCGCAGAGTTCTACAACGCCGTCCACGAGTGGGACCGCGCGGAGATGACGGTGGGCAAGGCGCAGCAGCTGCTGCTTGCTCCCGAGACCGGCGCCTCGGGCGCCGTCGTGCTGCGCGATGTCTCGGCCCAGGGCGCCAAGCCGATCCTGGCCTTCGCGGTCAGCTACACCGCTGAGCGTACGGAGGATCCGGCCGATGTCCTGCTGGGGTGGAACCCGGAGCTGGACGAGGAGCAGGCCGGCTCGGCCGCCCGCGCGCTGTTGGCCCTGGTCTCTGCCCGCTACCCGGTCACTGTGGAGGTGGACGACTCCATGGGGCCGCTGAAGCAGGTCATCGACGAGCTGACCGACAACGGGCTGGCCGATTCTGACTTCGATGCCCTGATCTACGTCCGGGATCTCAGCACCTCCTGA
- a CDS encoding SGNH/GDSL hydrolase family protein: protein MDVISEQGPVQPSHPWTRYVALGDSFTEGIGDPDETRPGYHRGWADRVAEALAEGTQNFAYANLAIRGRLIGQIRDEQIAPALELRPDLITLCAGGNDVIRPGGDPDETARTLDTMVQLLSTTGATIMLFNGPDVRETPVVGSIRGKVAIFNENVRTVAARHDAVVADMWSLRELTRPEMWDEDRLHFSPLGHHTIARMALETLNVGHNLEPLEPRPVPERSWREARVDDVVWARHHLFPWVARRLRGRSSGDGITPKRPNIEPLFGGSMPPGGGSIEES, encoded by the coding sequence CTGGATGTGATCAGCGAGCAGGGCCCGGTGCAGCCCTCCCATCCGTGGACCCGCTATGTCGCTCTGGGCGACTCCTTCACCGAGGGCATCGGGGATCCGGATGAGACCCGACCGGGCTATCACCGCGGCTGGGCCGACCGCGTGGCCGAGGCCCTGGCCGAGGGCACTCAGAACTTCGCCTACGCCAACCTGGCCATCCGTGGCCGGCTGATCGGGCAGATCCGTGACGAGCAGATCGCCCCGGCCCTGGAGCTGCGGCCCGACCTGATCACCCTCTGCGCCGGCGGCAATGACGTGATCCGCCCCGGCGGAGACCCGGATGAGACCGCACGCACGCTGGACACCATGGTCCAGCTGCTGAGCACCACCGGAGCCACGATCATGCTCTTCAACGGTCCGGATGTGCGTGAGACTCCGGTGGTGGGCTCCATCCGCGGCAAAGTGGCCATCTTCAACGAGAACGTCCGCACTGTGGCGGCCCGGCATGATGCCGTCGTCGCCGATATGTGGTCGCTGCGGGAGCTGACCCGCCCGGAGATGTGGGACGAGGACCGGCTGCACTTCTCTCCGCTGGGTCACCACACCATCGCCCGCATGGCGCTGGAAACGCTGAATGTGGGCCATAACCTGGAGCCGCTGGAGCCCCGCCCGGTGCCGGAGCGCAGCTGGCGGGAGGCCCGCGTGGACGACGTCGTCTGGGCCCGTCACCATCTGTTCCCCTGGGTGGCGCGCCGCCTGCGGGGCCGTTCTTCGGGAGACGGAATCACCCCGAAGCGGCCGAACATCGAGCCGCTCTTCGGAGGCTCCATGCCTCCCGGCGGCGGCAGCATCGAGGAGAGCTGA
- a CDS encoding glycine--tRNA ligase, whose protein sequence is MAKETALDKVIALAKRRGFVFQSGEIYGGSRSAWDYGPLGTELKENIKSEWWQSFVRGRGDMVGLDSAIILPQQVWHASGHVKTFSDPLVECTQCHRRHRQDHLEEAFEEKKGRAPSGMEEIVCPDCGTRGSWTEPQQFSGLMKTYLGPVDDEKGLHYMRPETAQGIFVNFSNVVTSARQKPPFGIGQIGKAFRNEITPGNFIFRTREFEQMEIEYFTHPEEAAQWFDHWVEACYTWFTDLGLNPDHLRKFDVPEEERAHYSAATIDLEYRFDFQGSEWGELMGIANRTDYDLGSHMEASGAKLQYFDPKTEEHYTPYVIEPSFGLTRAMMAFLIDSYTEDEAPNAKGGVDTRTVLKLHPKLAPVKAAVLPLSKKAELAEPSQRLADQLRKHWNIDYDDAGAIGRRYRRQDEIGTPFCITVDFDTLEDQAVTIRDRDEMTQERVALDQVQSYLAARLLG, encoded by the coding sequence ATGGCCAAAGAGACCGCACTCGACAAAGTGATCGCCCTGGCGAAGCGCCGCGGCTTCGTCTTCCAGTCCGGTGAGATCTACGGGGGATCGCGGTCGGCCTGGGACTACGGCCCGCTGGGCACCGAGCTCAAGGAGAACATCAAGTCTGAGTGGTGGCAGTCCTTCGTGCGCGGCCGCGGCGATATGGTCGGCCTGGATTCTGCGATCATCCTTCCCCAGCAGGTCTGGCACGCCTCCGGCCACGTCAAGACCTTCTCCGACCCGCTGGTCGAGTGCACCCAGTGCCACCGGCGTCACCGCCAGGATCACCTGGAGGAGGCGTTCGAGGAGAAGAAGGGTCGCGCGCCATCCGGTATGGAAGAGATCGTCTGCCCCGACTGCGGCACCCGCGGCTCCTGGACCGAGCCTCAGCAGTTCTCCGGGCTGATGAAGACCTATCTGGGACCGGTGGACGATGAGAAGGGCCTGCACTACATGCGCCCGGAGACCGCTCAGGGCATCTTCGTGAACTTCTCCAACGTGGTGACCTCCGCGCGTCAGAAGCCGCCCTTCGGCATCGGCCAGATCGGTAAGGCGTTCCGCAACGAGATCACCCCCGGCAACTTCATCTTCCGGACCCGCGAGTTCGAACAGATGGAGATCGAGTACTTCACCCACCCCGAGGAGGCCGCCCAGTGGTTCGATCACTGGGTGGAGGCCTGCTACACCTGGTTCACCGATCTGGGCCTGAACCCGGACCACCTGCGCAAGTTTGATGTCCCGGAGGAGGAGCGCGCCCACTACTCGGCCGCCACCATCGACCTGGAGTACCGCTTCGACTTCCAAGGCTCCGAGTGGGGCGAGCTGATGGGCATCGCCAACCGCACCGACTACGACCTGGGCTCCCACATGGAGGCCTCCGGCGCGAAGCTGCAGTACTTCGACCCGAAGACCGAAGAGCACTACACGCCCTACGTCATCGAGCCCTCCTTCGGTCTGACCCGCGCGATGATGGCCTTCCTCATCGACTCCTACACCGAGGATGAGGCCCCCAACGCCAAGGGCGGCGTGGACACCCGCACCGTGCTGAAGCTCCACCCCAAGCTGGCACCGGTCAAGGCGGCCGTGCTGCCGCTGTCGAAGAAGGCGGAGCTGGCTGAGCCGTCGCAGCGGCTGGCGGATCAGCTGCGCAAGCACTGGAACATCGACTACGACGACGCCGGTGCCATCGGCCGCCGCTACCGCCGCCAGGACGAGATCGGCACCCCGTTCTGCATCACCGTGGACTTCGACACCCTCGAGGACCAGGCGGTGACCATCCGCGACCGCGACGAGATGACCCAGGAACGTGTGGCCCTGGATCAGGTGCAGAGCTACTTGGCGGCCCGGCTTCTGGGCTGA
- a CDS encoding alpha/beta hydrolase codes for MSNEPFVVWSREPEDREGTPLVVLLHGYGSNEQDLMGLVPGLPEEFTYASVRAPQALEGFGPGAHTWFELDVERLAYSSAAAKEAVEDLWSWLETVKGSHSSVTLLGFSMGMAMATSLLRTRPEEFAAVVGLSGFAVDPARGEALEGYFDDDGLAAQKVPFFWGRDQEDPIIPGENIDYTHQWANQTVRLTKVLYAGAGHGVVPQEIGHINEFLTHVVLQGRG; via the coding sequence ATGAGTAACGAACCCTTCGTCGTCTGGTCCCGCGAACCCGAAGACCGTGAGGGCACCCCGCTGGTGGTGCTGCTGCACGGCTATGGCTCCAATGAGCAGGACCTCATGGGCCTGGTGCCCGGTCTGCCGGAGGAGTTCACCTACGCCTCAGTGCGCGCACCCCAGGCGCTGGAGGGCTTCGGACCCGGCGCCCACACCTGGTTTGAGCTGGACGTGGAGCGCCTGGCCTACTCCTCCGCCGCCGCCAAGGAGGCCGTGGAGGACCTCTGGTCCTGGCTGGAGACGGTCAAGGGCAGCCACTCCTCGGTGACCCTGCTGGGCTTCTCCATGGGGATGGCCATGGCCACTTCGCTGCTGCGCACCCGGCCTGAGGAGTTCGCCGCCGTCGTCGGGCTCTCCGGCTTCGCGGTGGATCCGGCCCGCGGTGAGGCGTTGGAGGGATATTTCGACGACGACGGCCTGGCCGCCCAGAAGGTTCCGTTCTTCTGGGGCCGCGATCAGGAGGACCCGATCATCCCCGGGGAGAACATCGACTACACCCACCAGTGGGCCAATCAGACGGTGAGGCTCACCAAGGTGCTCTACGCCGGGGCCGGCCACGGTGTGGTGCCCCAGGAGATCGGGCATATCAACGAGTTCCTGACCCACGTGGTGCTCCAAGGTCGCGGCTGA